CCATTTTGTTTTTAGTCTAGTGTCCATGTGTCCCCTTCTGCTGGTGCAAGTTCCCAGTTTATGTCTGTTATTGTCAAGTAATCATTAATACTGCCTGCATCACTTTTAAAAGAGATCCAGTTTAAGTGATAATTACATGGCCTTGTGTAACAGAGACTGGGCTGGAGACAGAAATTCCTCAGTATAAATCTTATGTGCCTACTCCCtgtattaagaaataaaatatttcccaaacAGATAAAGCCCCCACTCCATCCCTTCCACATCTGAcctctttattttgaaactattattttgaatttaggTATATGTCTCCAGTGCCAGTAAGTGGTATGGGAAAAGAGCCACTTACAGTGAATCCATTCAAGATTTGGGCCAAAAATGTATggtaaatagtgaaaaaaaagagATCTATGATATTTTGGAAAGTATTTCATTTATCTTACATTTATCAAATATAAGATTATAATTATAGGTATGTGCTTAGTCTTAGAACAAAGAATGAATCAAATGTGGATTGAAGAGGCAAAATCATTATTTGACAAAATGTATCGAGAGTTGTTTGTTACAGCAAAACattggaagcaacttaaatgcaCTTCAGCAGGAGAATGGGGATAAATAGATTGTGATGTTCTGACATAGACTAAGATACATCAGTAAATCAATGAATTAGAACCACAAGTATTCACATGACTAAATCTCCCCAACTGTACTGAGTGAAAAACCAAGTTGCAAAAGAATACATAAGCAATAACGTCTACattgttaagaaaaaattatccaaaacttggaaacaagcAGAACAGCTGCGTGTCCTCTCACTGTCATACAAAGTGCTGTCCTTGTGACGAGAACTCTGAGGATCTCCTCTCTGAACAACTCTCCTAGGCATCATGCAGCGGTGTCAGCTACAGTCACCgtgctgtacgttacatcccaGCGCTTATTCATCTCGTAAAGgaagtttctaccttttgaccACCAGTCACCTCCCCCGCATCTCCTCCATTGTCTTATGACAATCAGGGAGAGATTACTCATCAAAGCTTTTAACCGAATGAAAAGAAGTTAATGACACACAGGTGGGATGTCTGAGTGGGACTCTTTTTGTAAGAGGTCAGTACATTAGTGTACAGTTTTCTGCTGTAAAAACTTCAGTGTCTGCATGCAGCCTTGTGACCGTGACAAACAGCACTTGAATGATGAGAATCACGACCTCTTCAGATGATTTACTTCATCCTCAAAACACCTGTGTGAAGTAGATATATTGATTTCATCTTCCAAATGATAAAAAAAGGGGTGCAGAGAGTCACCCAGTGAGCAATTCAGAAGACATAAATGGGTGGAGGAGAGACTTCAGttagggaaagggaagggatgggaggCACAGAGGAAAGCGGGAGGGTTCCTGGAGAGAACTTTCCATCTGGGGAAGGAATGAAAGGCTGCTCCCGGTCAGATCTGGGAGGGGAAGGGTTCATCAGGCTGCTGAGGAGAAGGCACTATTCATATTTAAGTACTGATTAGTAATTAATAGTAATTAACCCACCAACTGGAAAGAGTTCaggccacttaaaaaaaaaaaaaaactcgctTGGCTAAAATTTGCTTCCACAATGTGATTTCTTCcttggtggttttctttttctttgcagtaAGAAGGAAGAGTTTGCCCTAATTCGCTCATGGTTCTCTTTTGCACACATTAGAGTTCATTTGGTCTTTAACCATAAAGAATTTTCACAGGAACAAtgagggaattttaaaaaaggggaaaagtgaGTTGACCTACTTTTTGAATAAGTTATAAACCTGACCTGAGCCACCCCCAGATGGCAATGAGCACGCAAAGTGATGCTTGAGGGGCAGCGGATGAATCCATGATGCTTGTAAAAGTGAGATATTGACCTCTGAACAGAGAGCAATTGAAACCCCAAGAAAATAATAAGTATTTACCTTCCCAGAGGTAATCCTGACATTTTTGGCATCTTGTGTGAAATTGGAGACATTCTGATGAATTCTGGTTAGGTTCTCCACACAGTCCCCTGCCCCGCACAGGCAACATTTTCGAACTCTGGCGGCCGTGGTCAGAGTCTGCAGGTAACACAGCATTTTCACATTAGTGTCGTTAGAGAGTCTGAACTTTAAAGGTGTAGATACAATGTCATTCCATTTTCCAACCAGCACCTTCAAAATCTTTGTTCTGTATTTAATCGTAGGCGTGAACACTGGTGCAAGCGGTTGCCAGGACAATTTGACATCTATTAACAAGTAccctgttactattattactcattgttaatattattattactcgCTCCATACCCCCACACACAGAGATTAAtgcaaacaattttattttctggaaggaGTCATGAGAATTATTAATAGTAACTATCTGTTGGAAGAGAGAATAATGGGGGGGAGAGGGAGACTTTCATTTATTGTGTTCCTTtgtatatttgaattattttaaattaagtgtgccttatttttattatttctgatgtCACTGGGGTTAACTAAATAGGGGATTATAAACCACTTTTCTCTATGGACTTCTAAAAATTTTTCTAgtcattattttaattccttaaagCTGTAATTCAGATGTGCATTGGCATTCCAAAGATACTGGAAATGTCTTGTGTCTTAAACTGTGTGGTAAGCATTTACTTTCTTGctattcttttttgtgtttcGTATACATAATGTTATGAACAGTAGGTCAAAGATTTAGGGAAACATCAAatttgagaaatctttttttttttttctggaagaattaACCATCCATATAAAAATGATGATGTAAACAGAAGTCCATTCAACAGAAAATCTACAGTTCCCAATGGAGTGTTTCACATtaggaaaaatgtattattaatttgTAACCCAATGATATAGTTATATTAAATCCTTAATGTTTAAAGAATGAATCATTTCGAGATAAATTGTGAAGTGTAGTGTTTAAAAACCTACGAGTCATTTGCTGATCATCTGGTGTGTAAGGCAGCCATCCCCTTTGTTGAATAGAAATTGTTTTCTCTCACTCCTGTTAGATTTAGTGGCGTCTCCTCTTACCCCACAGAACCCCTGTGAGTTCTACTGTAGAACATCTCTGCATTGTGTGCTGTTAATTCCATCTCCTCTGTTAGACTCTTGAGTCCCTTGAAGGAAAGGGTTTGGTCTTGCATTTTAATCTTGTTATTCTTCCATACCCTCTGACATTCTGCATATGAAATGGTAGTGTAATTGTCCACTGACCTGTTTTCCCTTCTCTAGGCTGAACTCCTAAAAGTCAGGGGCTGTGTCCTAATCCTCATCTTATTCCCAGCATCtcgaatatttttaaaatttttattttttaggtctATTTAAAAGTCAGGCAAAAATTACTCAGTCTCATCCCAGCACTGAGTCTACTTAGTCTACAGCCCTGATGCTTTCCCTCACATCGGGGAATTTGGAGCCTCAGAGTGGAATGCTAGAAAAACACCTGACTTACAAGAAAAGTCCTCCAGACCCGGGAATAGAACCTAATGGTTCCAGTAACGATGGCCATTCTCGCTGGGGGAACAATGGGGCGGGAAGGATGTAACACGGTTTCCTGGCTTCAGTCTCTGATCTGTTCTGGGCGAGCCCCTCCTACATGGAGGCTATTATGCAAGGCCTTGGCAATTTTGAAAGTTTGATTCAGAGGTTGCTCGCTACAGCTGATATAACTGAAAACTAGCTAGAAGGAGCCCATTTTTTCCCTATATACAAAAAGCTGTAGGTAATTATATCTTCAACTTGGTGAGCTTGAACATAAGCAGCCATGCATGAAACCAATCACCAGCCTATGCTGTGAAACTACCCAGCACTTCTAAAAGTTTCCTCCtgtgccctttttaaaaatgactgtcGTCGTTAGCGATGAAAACCCTTTATATAAGATCTACCTGCTCAGGAACATTAAGTACACAGCACAGTCCTGTTCACTGTGGGTGCCGCTCTGTACCGTTGATCTGCAGGACTCACTCGTCCTGCAtgactgaaactttgtacctttGACCAGCATTTCCCCCTGTCCCCgtcccttcagcccctggcagTGACCATTCCACTCTCTGCTTCTAGGAGTTTCGCTCATTTAGATTCCTCATTGAAGTGGGATGATGTAATTCTCGTCCCCCTGAGTCTGGCTAATTTCACTGAGCACAGTGTTCTCcggcttcatccatgttgtcaccgATGGCAGGGTTTCTAGAAGGAGCCCATTGCATCTTTCATGTCAGAGAGGAGCATCCTCTTCCTTGGCCTAGTGGCCCATGAGCGATGAGTCCAAGGAAACACAGATTCTATACGTGGCCCACACAGCAGCTCTCGTTTCCGAGGTGCTGGGTCCCAGCCACTCCACAGACGCCCAGAGAAGGTACCTCCTTCTGCCTTGAAACATTAAGCAGCACTGTAGTTCCAACATGGAAATATTAGGGGGCCTGGGTGGTTATTGGCAGAAggtaattcttatctttttcaGAAATTTCCATTTCTGTAGTTTGCGGTGTGTCTACGAGCATTTTCTCTGGTGGTGTGCATGGACGTTCTGATCGCAGGAGTTACAGCAGTGAGGTGGAGGAGGCCGAGGAGGGTGCTACGTGTGACCTGGTTTGACACGGCCCTAGGCTTCTTCCTAAACTGGGAATTGAGGAGCCTGGACTGATTTTAAAGAAACTCCATGATGCTCAAGCAGAACAGAGCTGAGTGTCTGCCTGAGTTTGAATAAAGGAGGCAACTGTCTTTTTCAGGTTCTCACCTTACTAGCATTTTGTTTCTCAGCTTtgaaagtttgctttaaaaagagagaacagCCCCACAGAGCTCTTGACAATGATGGAAGGGGGCTGGTGTTTGGCAGACCTCAAAGCTTCCCCTAAGAGGCTCTGACACCTTGATGATCCAAAAACTGTCATCCTCAGAAACACCGTATGATGACTTAGAAGCGGCCACCCTTTCTAAAGCTAAACAAAACTTGACTTCAGTATAAATATCTAAGCAAAAAATCATCTTTTGATACTTGCCTTTGTCTTGTTTTGATAAATCCTCTATTGCATTCAGCATCTCAGTAACTGTTGCACTGACGCTCCTATAAACAGATAGACTGAAATTACAAAACCGCTGGAAAAAGCTAGGAATGTCCCAATGTGGCCCAACATGTGCTTTTCTCGTTGGCTCTTTGGCTAAGGCTGGAAAAAAGTAAGGCTCAATTAAGTCTGTATCTGACATGAAATAGGATTGAAAAGCCTGGTCGAAATCTTGCTGCATCTGTTTGAAGACATGAAAACTCCTGTTATAGAGAAATCTCACATCCACAGTCAGCTGGCTGAACACATTCTCTATCTGGATCAGTTGTGCATCTTCCTCAATGAACTGCTCACTGACCGGGAGATCTTTTTCATTATCTTCattgaaaggaaacagaaactgatATATCTTCCAGAGAAACTGTTCAATctgtggggtggggtaggggacaaaaaatgaaatacgtttattttctttctggattattatttttttttgtaaaatttaaagtcAACTTACAGTAGTCATTCCAAATCAAGAAAAATTCTGGACAAGCTAGGAAAAGGTAATCTACTTTAAGATCATTTATCAACACTCATGTATCTGACTTTGACCTTGACTATGGAAATAGGGTCTGAAATTCCTCTTGGTTTCTATTTGCCTACTAAAGGCCTTAAAAGGCCAAGTTTTCCATATTGTTGTCAAGCCACAGCCCTGATGTACTGGTGGTGGTTGGCATACATGGTTTTAGACTGTGTAGATTGTCTGAAAACTGAAGGCTCTTGTCTTTCACCTCTGCCTTAGTGTCTtaattctctcccttttttttcttcttcagtggaatgtcatttgtgtccttatgctctcttctttctcatctcatAAATTAGtccatggaaaagaaaagatcaatacATTTGCACTGAACCATAGATGCTTAATACAGCTAAATAGGTTACCTAGAGATGTTACATATTACCGGTGAGCAAAGCCCTCCTTGGTTGTAGCCAAAGGAATGAAGCTCTAATTATAGAATTCTCTACTCAGTGGGAGGCCTTCCAGCAGTCACACTATGCTCTACTTCATCTATGTGACATGTAAGTTCATGCCAGACATAGTAGCCCTTATATGATAGTGATAGGGCCATGATGAGTGTTACGGAACATATCAACCATCACTGCCATAGCCCCCTACAATGCTGTTCAAATCATTCTCTAGGAATTCCTAGAGGACTTGtgcatttctcaaaaaattaatctGGGTGGATCACGTGCTTCTccctctgccagcttctctttACTTAAATTCAGCCACAGAATCAAAACTTTAAAGGCTCAAGAGATTGTCTTAAGGTCATATAACTGGCACAGATCGGAATGGTCCCCAAACCTCCTGACTTCCAGCCAGTGCTCATTGCAACATATTCTGGTGTATTAGAGAATGGCTATAAAAATAGAGCAGGTGCAGTTAACAGTGGAGGCAAATTAACTTGGCATATGAATTATCTTAGGGGGTGCTCCCTCTGTAATTGCATAGGGCACTGCTGAGCCAGGCGCAGACTCTAATTAGTGCCTGCTCTGAGATGGAGAGGGAAATTTCACTGCTTTTCATACTCAGCCAACTTCTTGAAGGGGAGGGGAAATTCAGGCCAATAGAAGACGAGCCTTTTATGGGTCAGAGCTTATCCTATTCAGGTCACCACCCTCTGTGattccctctgcccagaagggAGCCAAAGGggacaaaaaaggaaacatgccAGTCCTACAGGGCATGCATGGATCAGGGTAAAGGggacatgtgtgtgcacacgcattTGGGTGCTGCCAAGAGAGGGCAAGCCCATTGAAGGAGAGACTCAGGGGCAGAGAATGCCTTCgaaggttaaaaataaagcaggttgAAATCAAAAGACTGTAATACTATTATTCAGAATGcaatttagcaaacatttattgaacacctacagTGCTTAAATGAAGGCAAATAAGATACggttcctgccctcaaagagcttacaaTCTAGTGGGAAGATGTTcagaaataaacaagtaggagGCAGAAGGAGTCAGGGCACTCCTGAGAGATACACACAGTGTAATGAAAGGGAGGGACAAACACTGGATGGCTGTTCCAACTTAGAAATTATATATCCACAGGTGATTCACACAAAAGCATGACTGCAAGATTCTAGGTTGCAAAAGGCCAACATCAGATCAGCCATCTCTAATCTcaatattaatataaattgatttttaaaagtaagctgAAGCAGGTACCTTAAGAACTCAGAAAGCCTGAGCTCTATTTCTCCCTTACCGTGTTTTTCATAGAGGACCAACTGTTTTGGCAGGTTGTATAAAATCTCATGCAGTTACTTTCCAGGCAAGATTTGCATTCATCCCAGGAATCTGTCAAAGACACCTGGCAtagcctttcttcctcttccagatGCTCTTGAACTTCATTCATAAGTTTCAGGGCTTCctaattaaaaagtagaaaaacacaCCCTGTTTCCATTTCATGACTCTATGTGTTGTACCTTAGTTGATTTCTCGCTTTACAGAATGTGTATTTTCTAAACTCAACCTCATTCCTTCTTCAGGTCCTTGACAGCTGGCAGATCTGCCCTGAAGCTTTCTGTTAGGTTAAGAAATGCACACCAACTGGTCCCTCCTGAAGACTGTGCAGTTCTCCTTcacctgttcattcattcattcaacaactatttattgagtgtttgctGTGGGACAGACATCCGCTCCCTGTGGGTGAACCAGCAGTGAAGATGCAGCCCCTGCTCCCCCGAATGCCTGTAATTGACCTGTTTACTTGTCTGTCCTCACCTCTCGCCCTTGGAGGATGTAGAAAATGGGTTTTAAGGCTTGTAAAGCTGaacacatttatttccttcattcacGCTGCCTTTAATTTTTGTACTTTCTTAAGCATTGCAAGGAAGCACAATTCCTGTATGGCAAATCAAAGCTTCACTGTGAGTTGCATCCTGACGGCAGAGATGCTGTATTCTGAGTCTTCCTTCTCCTCGGTATTCCGAGCACTCCCCCTTGTGGTGCCTGCTGTACTCGACCAGGTCCCGCTCTAGGAGCTCAGCAGAAGTGACACTTGTCCCCGAGAATGTCAACCCTGCCCCGGATCTCCCCCGGGGTCGATCAATCCCTAAACCCCCTGCCTGTGTGCACTTCTGCAGACCAGCTCCCTCCAGGCCTGAGATGTAGTtcagggcagctgggggctgtAACAGACCGTCCATAAGACGACAGCCTTGGAGCTGACGGCAACTCCCTCACGTGAAAGAAACATGAGGGAACACAGTTTCTAAAACCAATTGAGTGTGTACTTTAcctactggaaaagaaaaagaaatcaccctTTCCTGGCATATTAAGCCCAAAGAAACACCTGGGCACTGACCATCTCACACATCTCCTCTGCTGGGCGCAGATTTTTCAGCTGCCCTGTGGCAGGATCCCGGGGCTACCCCAGGTGGCCTTTGCTACGTTCCACATAAGAAAACCAGCAGGGCCCCAGCCTGCCAAATGCACCTTGTGATCCAGGCAGGTCTTGCTTGTCTCTTGGGCTCTACAGAATAATTGTGGAACCCTACACCTCCTCAAGGAAGACAGGGCAGGCAAAAATGCTGCCCAGATTCTCAGTTTGTTTGAAATATTCTGCTCATTGTCACCGTAAACCCAAATCGCAATATTTCCAATTACAAACTACACTCACTGTTCacccttgggcaaattacttaacatctctgagccccTTCTTAGCAAATAGGAATAACTGTAGGACCTGCCTCTTAAGGTTTTGTGTTGAATTGAGCAGGCAAGGCACCTCTCCCACTATCCTCTGATTTCCTTCCACTCACCTCTGAAGCATGACAAAAACCAGTGACCCAATCACACAGCCCAAGTTTTGGTAGCGAACCGTTGCCATGGAGGAAGGAGGCCTCTGGTTTAGGAATGCCCTGTCCCTTGCTTCTGCTTCCCCCCAAAGGTCCTACCCACTGACCGAGTCCATGCTTAGAACTCTCTTCCTGCAGTTCGTGGTTTATCAAAGTTCCACATCAACCTGGACGTGGTGGGGATGGGCAATCACTTTAAGCTGCTTTAGGGTTTCCCACTTTAGTAAGAGCGAGTTTCAGATGCTCTCAGTTAGTAGAAATAGGGAAAAGCTGAGGAGGGGGACTGAGCTGACGCTGGGTCACCTGGGGATGGGCGGTGTTTTGTACTGGAAGATTGGGGGTGCCCACCCCAAATTTGCCAATTCGTAATTTGTCTAAAGTGTCCTTTATTTTAggtctgaaataattttagaaagggAGACTCAGGGTTaaacaggtttttccttttttaaattatttttaaaattttttaatttttaaaatttaatttatttttgtgtgggggaggtagttaagttcacttatttatttttagaggaggtgctggggattgaactcaggaccttgtatatgctaagcatgtgctctaccatttgaccTATACCTTCATCccctcaaattaatttttaaatgagtgcccaaagtttaaaaatataattcaatgttttttttttaatataaaataagcaggtcttaagataaaataaaaat
The nucleotide sequence above comes from Camelus ferus isolate YT-003-E chromosome 24, BCGSAC_Cfer_1.0, whole genome shotgun sequence. Encoded proteins:
- the CLUL1 gene encoding clusterin-like protein 1 isoform X4, with protein sequence MKPPLLVFIVYLLWLKGCHCAPTWKDRSATRENLKGFSEAGEIDVDEEVKKALIGMKQMRILMERRGEEHSNLMRTLKKCREEKQEALKLMNEVQEHLEEEERLCQVSLTDSWDECKSCLESNCMRFYTTCQNSWSSMKNTIEQFLWKIYQFLFPFNEDNEKDLPVSEQFIEEDAQLIQIENVFSQLTVDVRFLYNRSFHVFKQMQQDFDQAFQSYFMSDTDLIEPYFFPALAKEPTRKAHVGPHWDIPSFFQRFCNFSLSVYRSVSATVTEMLNAIEDLSKQDKDSDHGRQSSKMLPVRGRGLCGEPNQNSSECLQFHTRCQKCQDYLWEDCPDVPELHTKVDEALELVNVSNQQYNQVLQMTQHHLEDTAYLMEKMRQQFGWVTELANLTPAPGNIFNSTKEVPGVHEGNFSKQDETVIDLSILPSPNFTLTIPLEENAESSNFISYMLAKAVQHFKEHFKSW
- the CLUL1 gene encoding clusterin-like protein 1 isoform X5, producing MKQMRILMERRGEEHSNLMRTLKKCREEKQEALKLMNEVQEHLEEEERLCQVSLTDSWDECKSCLESNCMRFYTTCQNSWSSMKNTIEQFLWKIYQFLFPFNEDNEKDLPVSEQFIEEDAQLIQIENVFSQLTVDVRFLYNRSFHVFKQMQQDFDQAFQSYFMSDTDLIEPYFFPALAKEPTRKAHVGPHWDIPSFFQRFCNFSLSVYRSVSATVTEMLNAIEDLSKQDKDSDHGRQSSKMLPVRGRGLCGEPNQNSSECLQFHTRCQKCQDYLWEDCPDVPELHTKVDEALELVNVSNQQYNQVLQMTQHHLEDTAYLMEKMRQQFGWVTELANLTPAPGNIFNSTKEVPGVHEGNFSKQDETVIDLSILPSPNFTLTIPLEENAESSNFISYMLAKAVQHFKEHFKSW
- the CLUL1 gene encoding clusterin-like protein 1 isoform X3, with translation MKPPLLVFIVYLLWLKGCHCAPTWKDRSATRENLKGFSEAGEIDVDEEVKKALIGMKQMRILMERRGEEHSNLMRTLKKCREEKQEALKLMNEVQEHLEEEERLCQVSLTDSWDECKSCLESNCMRFYTTCQNSWSSMKNTIEQFLWKIYQFLFPFNEDNEKDLPVSEQFIEEDAQLIQIENVFSQLTVDVRFLYNRSFHVFKQMQQDFDQAFQSYFMSDTDLIEPYFFPALAKEPTRKAHVGPHWDIPSFFQRFCNFSLSVYRSVSATVTEMLNAIEDLSKQDKDSDHGRQSSKMLPVRGRGLCGEPNQNSSECLQFHTRCQKCQDYLWEDCPDVPELHTKVDEALELVNVSNQQYNQVLQMTQHHLEDTAYLMEKMRQQFGWVTELANLTPAPGNIFNSTKVRSDASYSWQAELPLQLSPENPKTYKTIQ